A window of Hevea brasiliensis isolate MT/VB/25A 57/8 chromosome 14, ASM3005281v1, whole genome shotgun sequence contains these coding sequences:
- the LOC131173206 gene encoding uncharacterized protein LOC131173206, whose translation MSNFQAPQSQLRPLYKQRSWSPDTGKEELWLRRKSIHGKGHRLIRSKSVSVTDEDLEELKACIDLGFGFGPDSPELDPKLSDVLPGLRFYCAVNKQYSNGFSRSSSSSSIFSDSDSDASSGSSIFDLGDDPETVKTRLKQWARVVAFSVQQNSGKSE comes from the exons ATGTCGAATTTCCAAGCACCGCAGTCGCAACTCCGGCCGCTCTACAAGCAGCGCTCGTGGTCGCCAGACACTGGGAAGGAAGAGCTGTGGCTTCGGCGAAAGTCGATTCACGGCAAAGGTCACCGCCTCATCCGCAGCAAGAGTGTTAGTGTTACAGACGAAGATCTTGAAGAGCTCAAAGCGTGTATTGATTTAGGATTTGGTTTCGGACCTGACTCGCCCGAATTGGACCCGAAGTTGTCAGATGTTTTGCCTGGTTTGAGGTTTTATTGCGCTGTTAATAAGCAGTATAGTAATGGCTTTTCGAGATCTTCGTCGTCATCGTCGATATTCTCCGATTCTGATAGCGATGCAAGTAGTGGTTCCTCCATATTTGATCTAG GTGATGATCCTGAGACGGTTAAGACGAGGCTGAAGCAGTGGGCTCGAGTGGTGGCTTTTTCAGTGCAGCAAAATTCAGGAAAATCCGAGTaa